In one Arachis duranensis cultivar V14167 chromosome 9, aradu.V14167.gnm2.J7QH, whole genome shotgun sequence genomic region, the following are encoded:
- the LOC107466644 gene encoding NAC domain-containing protein 78: protein MSRILGPGFRFHPTDDELVQYYLRRKVIGKLNHHDHIGVINIYDYEPWQLPELSKLNTRDLEWYFFTVLDKKYEKGEKTKRATVNGYWKTTGKDRGIKYGDRQVGMKKTLVYHEGRAPTGKRSNWVMHEYRMVDEQLAEVGYQLDAFVLCRIFEKSGMGPKNGEKYGAPFREEDWVEDGDLLEPIADEPVVELSVDQSDAFLETDDLEKKLGTHVVDGSADLPPNPPNYFYGECSHYPQHQEEFVEVPKPLEGTEGRNFDVTGPYAEDTCLENHEMNHNGNSSEFIYGDVNSDEFMDSIVDPLIGAELFLETDDLLNPIEGNSSGADPYTVEGNHPRADPYATEGNPPGPDPYTAEGNYPGTDPYAVDMLDEYLALPDDDILRYISFDDSPPSMEGEHPILEQIPPLIQQNVEEEAKDVSEEKQQKVEGEAANIFKTNKHDLEANSSRGGAASDDANPIAKRFKKWLEDIPAAPAFAAELPSKKDALRLHSAPQSSNTTHVTAGMVSITNITARGNHMNPMVEKIGGGFNHPIISAVVLIPVSGLLCGKTLFVLTYGWAFLVTFSFLFATVTCKIGTFMYSGK from the exons AATATCTACGACTATGAGCCATGGCAACTCCCCG AATTGTCGAAGCTGAATACTAGGGATTTGGAATGGTATTTCTTCACGGTTCTGGACAAGAAGTACGAGAAGGGGGAGAAGACAAAACGCGCCACCGTCAACGGTTACTGGAAGACCACCGGCAAGGATCGTGGAATCAAGTATGGCGATCGCCAAGTAGGCATGAAGAAGACCCTCGTTTACCATGAAGGAAGGGCCCCGACTGGCAAAAGATCAAATTGGGTCATGCACGAGTACCGGATGGTCGATGAGCAATTGGCGGAAGTCGGATATCAGCtg GACGCTTTTGTGCTGTGTAGAATTTTTGAGAAGAGCGGGATGGGCCCTAAGAATGGAGAGAAGTATGGTGCTCCCTTTAGAGAGGAGGACTGGGTGGAGGATGGCGACCTGCTTGAACCGATTGCTGATGAACCTGTGGTTGAGCTGTCTGTTGACCAGAGTGATGCTTTCCTTGAAACTGATGACCTTGAGAAG AAACTTGGTACGCATGTGGTCGATGGAAGTGCTGATTTACCACCAAACCCTCCCAACTACTTTTATGGGGAGTGTAGTCACTATCCTCAGCATCAAGAAGAATTTGTTGAAGTTCCGAAACCTTTGGAAGGCACTGAAGGCCGGAATTTCGATGTAACTGGGCCATATGCTGAGGATACCTGTTTAGAAAATCATGAAATGAACCATAATGGGAATTCTTCAGAATTCATTTATGGTGACGTTAATTCAGATGAATTCATGGATTCCATTGTTGATCCTCTGATTGGTGCTGAATTATTCCTGGAAACAGATGATCTTCTGAACCCAATCGAGGGAAATTCCTCTGGGGCAGATCCTTATACAGTTGAGGGAAATCACCCTAGGGCCGATCCCTACGCAACTGAGGGAAATCCCCCTGGGCCAGATCCCTACACAGCTGAGGGAAATTATCCTGGGACAGATCCTTATGCTGTGGATATGTTAGATGAGTATCTTGCACTTCCAGATGATGATATTCTGAGATATATATCTTTTGATGATTCTCCTCCATCAATGGAGGGTGAACACCCTATTCTAGAGCAGATACCACCTCTTATCCAGCAG AATGTGGAGGAAGAGGCCAAGGATGTTTCAGAGGAGAAACAACAAAAGGTGGAGGGAGAAGCTGCAAATATTTTCAAGACAAACAAACATGACCTTGAAGCAAATTCTAGCCGTGGAGGAGCTGCTTCAG ATGATGCAAATCCAATTGCAAAACGCTTCAAGAAATGGTTGGAAGACATCCCAGCTGCTCCCGCATTTGCTGCAGAGCTTCCATCCAAGAAGGATGCACTCCGGCTTCattctgcacctcagtcttcaaatACTACTCATGTAACTGCAGGAATGGTCAGCATTACAAACATTACTGCAAGAGGCAATCACATGAATCCGATGGTGGAAAAGATTGGAGGAGGGTTCAACCATCCCATTATCTCTGCTGTTGTTTTGATACCTGTTTCTGGCTTACTTTGTGGCAAGACTCTGTTTGTGCTGACATATGGATGGGCTTTTCTGGTGacgttttcatttctgtttgcCACCGTGACTTGCAAAATTGGAACCTTCATGTATTCTGGAAAATGA
- the LOC107466624 gene encoding uncharacterized protein LOC107466624 — translation MKPLPLWTLLKDPSATPLEEESYLWKWKKMIYPPLRKMKSIWRRKRRMPGGAKKNKRKRTCKKKKLKIRVEKVEAIVNFAINEAAMKKLRNPWWETLIIKLLGRKISLMALTRRLDAMWSKMGSIDVIDIGNDFFIVKFYSQEDLDFALTEGPWKIFDHYLSIRQWKLDFNPIEATIDQIAAWVRLPRLAIEYYDGNMLKKIGDVIGRTLKVDTNTAEKSREKFARLCVQLDLHQALISQYSINGVRYKVEYEGLYNICFGCGMVGHEKSACPKVSRTEANREVANGKKESVVGGGEGHNQEISTPRNEESSVEIIEKDKGKQVMIEESDNYGPWMVVQRPTRGRRTGKGEASGSGEGSNGMNGRATVTGTRYDVLQEKKNEENQDKNNGEKSHPEKNLVVSATQAVKQDYNNQKH, via the coding sequence ATGAAGCCACTGCCATTATGGACGCTCCTAAAAGATCCTTCAGCGACACCATTAGAGGAGGAAAGCTACCTATGGAAATGGAAGAAGATGATATATCCTCCTCTTCGGAAGATGAAGAGCAtatggaggaggaagaggaggatgCCAGGAGGAGccaaaaagaacaagagaaagagaacctgcaaaaagaaaaaactgaAGATTAGGGTGGAAAAAGTGGAAGCCATTGTAAATTTTGCCATTAATGAGGCAGCCATGAAGAAACTCAGAAATCCCTGGTGGGAGACCTTGATCATTAAACTGTTGGGGAGGAAGATATCTCTAATGGCTTTAACTAGAAGATTGGACGCTATGTGGAGCAAGATGGGAAGCATAGATGTGATTGATATAGGAAATGATTTCTTTATAGTGAAATTTTATTCTCAAGAAGACCTCGATTTCGCATTAACTGAAGGCCCTTGGAAGATTTTTGACCACTATCTCTCAATTAGGCAATGGAAATTGGACTTCAACCCTATTGAAGCAACGATTGACCAGATTGCAGCATGGGTAAGGCTTCCGAGATTAGCTATTGAATATTACGATGGAAATATGCTAAAAAAGATTGGTGATGTTATTGGAAGGACTCTTAAAGTGGACACAAATACGGCTGAGAAAAGCAGAGAAAAGTTTGCAAGGCTTTGTGTGCAGCTGGATCTACATCAGGCTTTAATCTCCCAATACTCAATAAATGGGGTTCGCTACAAGGTAGAATACGAGGGTCTATACAACATATGTTTTGGATGCGGTATGGTGGGACACGAAAAGAGCGCCTGCCCAAAAGTTTCCAGAACAGAAGCTAACAGGGAGGTAGCCAACGGGAAAAAAGAAAGCGTAgtaggaggaggagaaggacacAACCAGGAGATCAGCACCCCTAGAAATGAGGAAAGCAGTgtagaaattatagaaaaagatAAAGGCAAACAAGTCATGATAGAAGAAAGTGACAACTATGGCCCTTGGATGGTGGTCCAAAGACCGACACGTGGAAGAAGGACAGGCAAAGGTGAGGCTAGTGGAAGTGGAGAAGGCAGTAATGGGATGAATGGAAGAGCTACTGTGACAGGTACTAGGTATGATGTACTgcaggaaaagaaaaatgaggaaaACCAAGATAAGAATAACGGCGAAAAGAGTCATCCAGAAAAGAACTTGGTCGTATCAGCCACCCAAGCTGTAAAACAAGACTACAACAACCAGAAACACTAA